A portion of the Gasterosteus aculeatus chromosome 12, fGasAcu3.hap1.1, whole genome shotgun sequence genome contains these proteins:
- the tub gene encoding tubby protein homolog isoform X1 yields MSSKHSSDWIPYSTLDDEGTNLRQQKLDRQRALLEQKQKKKRQEPLMVQSNVDGRCRTRRTKQSEEQAPLVESYLSSNSSTNYHVQEAEQEEERVMPDTQPPRSAKKGRGSASSTPQTGSDKKERKGKHKAMDGPSSQQDDSPIQILTVGRTSAEESEAEPVMSCTQSQSKQDLRVTMLKKGISSSMNFDEEEDDDDEISSSSSQLNSNTRPGSATSKKSCKEVASAPTPPVNEPAIDVDDLEEFSLRPAPQGVRVKCRITRDKKGMDRGMYPTYYLHLEREDGKKVFLLAGRKRKKSKTSNYLISIDPTDLSRGGESFIGKLRSNIMGTKFTVYDSGLNPMKSTTSLEASGLRQELAAICYETNVLGFKGPRKMSVIIPGMNMDHERVSIRPRNDHESLLAKWQNKNTESVIELHNKTPVWNDDTQSYVLNFHGRVTQASVKNFQIIHDNDPDYIVMQFGRVAEDVFTMDYNYPMCALQAFAIALSSFDSKLACE; encoded by the exons CACTTTAGACGATGAGGGCACCAACCTGCGACAACAGAAACTGGACAGACAG CGAGCGCTCCTTgaacagaagcagaagaagaaaaggcaggAGCCTCTGATGGTCCAGTCTAACGTAGACGGGAGATGTCGCACCCGTCGGACCAAACAGAGCGAGGAACAGGCCCCTCTGGTGGAATCCTAcctcagcagcaacagcagcaccaactacCACG TGCAAGAAGctgaacaggaggaggagagggtgatGCCTGACACGCAGCCGCCTCGCTCAGCCAAAAAGGGGAGAGGATCGGCCAGCTCCACTCCACAGACGGGCAGCgacaagaaggagaggaagggcaAGCACAAAG CGATGGATGGTCCGTCCTCCCAGCAGGACGATAGTCCGATCCAGATCCTGACGGTGGGTCGTACCAGCGCCGAGGAGAGCGAGGCGGAGCCGGTCATGAGCTGCACGCAGTCGCAGAGCAAGCAGGATCTGCGTGTCACCATGCTAAAGAAAG GTATATCCAGCAGTATGAAttttgatgaagaagaagacgatgACGATGAAATCAGTTCCAGCTCGTCACAGCTCAACAGCAACACGAGGCCGGGCTCTGCCACGAGCAAGAAGTCCTGCAAG GAGGTGGCCTCAGCACCCACCCCGCCAGTCAATGAACCCGCCATCGACGTGGATGACCTTGAAGAGTTTTCCCTGCGTCCTGCACCTCAGGGGGTCCGAGTGAAGTGCAGAATCACCAGAGACAAGAAGGGCATGGACAGAGGCATGTATCCCACCTACTACCTTCacctggagagagaggacggCAAGAAG GTGTTCCTGTTAgctggaaggaaaaggaaaaagagtaAAACATCCAATTATCTCATCTCCATCGATCCGACTGATCTGTCTCGAGGCGGCGAGAGCTTTATCGGTAAACTGAG GTCCAACATCATGGGAACGAAGTTCACTGTATACGACAGCGGTCTGAACCCCATGAAGAGCACAACCAGCCTTGAAGCTAGCGGCCTGCGTCAAGAACTAGCAGCCATTTGCTAT gaaacaaatgttttagGATTCAAAGGACCACGCAAAATGAGTGTCATCATTCCTGGAATGAACATGGACCATGAGAGAGTGTCTATTCGCCCACGGAAT GACCACGAATCACTTCTGGCCAAGTGGCAAAACAAGAACACAGAGAGCGTGATCGAGCTTCACAACAAGACTCCTGTGTGGAACGATGACACACAATCCTACGTGCTCAACTTCCACGGACGAGTCACTCAGGCCTCCGTCAAGAATTTCCAAATCATTCACGACAACGACC ctgacTACATCGTGATGCAGTTTGGCCGTGTGGCAGAGGATGTCTTCACCATGGACTATAACTACCCGATGTGTGCCCTGCAGGCCTTTGCCATTGCGCTCTCCAGCTTTGACAGCAAGTTGGCCTGTGAATAG
- the tub gene encoding tubby protein homolog isoform X2 has protein sequence MEGVSGNRSMSYSRWSYDSTLDDEGTNLRQQKLDRQRALLEQKQKKKRQEPLMVQSNVDGRCRTRRTKQSEEQAPLVESYLSSNSSTNYHVQEAEQEEERVMPDTQPPRSAKKGRGSASSTPQTGSDKKERKGKHKAMDGPSSQQDDSPIQILTVGRTSAEESEAEPVMSCTQSQSKQDLRVTMLKKGISSSMNFDEEEDDDDEISSSSSQLNSNTRPGSATSKKSCKEVASAPTPPVNEPAIDVDDLEEFSLRPAPQGVRVKCRITRDKKGMDRGMYPTYYLHLEREDGKKVFLLAGRKRKKSKTSNYLISIDPTDLSRGGESFIGKLRSNIMGTKFTVYDSGLNPMKSTTSLEASGLRQELAAICYETNVLGFKGPRKMSVIIPGMNMDHERVSIRPRNDHESLLAKWQNKNTESVIELHNKTPVWNDDTQSYVLNFHGRVTQASVKNFQIIHDNDPDYIVMQFGRVAEDVFTMDYNYPMCALQAFAIALSSFDSKLACE, from the exons CACTTTAGACGATGAGGGCACCAACCTGCGACAACAGAAACTGGACAGACAG CGAGCGCTCCTTgaacagaagcagaagaagaaaaggcaggAGCCTCTGATGGTCCAGTCTAACGTAGACGGGAGATGTCGCACCCGTCGGACCAAACAGAGCGAGGAACAGGCCCCTCTGGTGGAATCCTAcctcagcagcaacagcagcaccaactacCACG TGCAAGAAGctgaacaggaggaggagagggtgatGCCTGACACGCAGCCGCCTCGCTCAGCCAAAAAGGGGAGAGGATCGGCCAGCTCCACTCCACAGACGGGCAGCgacaagaaggagaggaagggcaAGCACAAAG CGATGGATGGTCCGTCCTCCCAGCAGGACGATAGTCCGATCCAGATCCTGACGGTGGGTCGTACCAGCGCCGAGGAGAGCGAGGCGGAGCCGGTCATGAGCTGCACGCAGTCGCAGAGCAAGCAGGATCTGCGTGTCACCATGCTAAAGAAAG GTATATCCAGCAGTATGAAttttgatgaagaagaagacgatgACGATGAAATCAGTTCCAGCTCGTCACAGCTCAACAGCAACACGAGGCCGGGCTCTGCCACGAGCAAGAAGTCCTGCAAG GAGGTGGCCTCAGCACCCACCCCGCCAGTCAATGAACCCGCCATCGACGTGGATGACCTTGAAGAGTTTTCCCTGCGTCCTGCACCTCAGGGGGTCCGAGTGAAGTGCAGAATCACCAGAGACAAGAAGGGCATGGACAGAGGCATGTATCCCACCTACTACCTTCacctggagagagaggacggCAAGAAG GTGTTCCTGTTAgctggaaggaaaaggaaaaagagtaAAACATCCAATTATCTCATCTCCATCGATCCGACTGATCTGTCTCGAGGCGGCGAGAGCTTTATCGGTAAACTGAG GTCCAACATCATGGGAACGAAGTTCACTGTATACGACAGCGGTCTGAACCCCATGAAGAGCACAACCAGCCTTGAAGCTAGCGGCCTGCGTCAAGAACTAGCAGCCATTTGCTAT gaaacaaatgttttagGATTCAAAGGACCACGCAAAATGAGTGTCATCATTCCTGGAATGAACATGGACCATGAGAGAGTGTCTATTCGCCCACGGAAT GACCACGAATCACTTCTGGCCAAGTGGCAAAACAAGAACACAGAGAGCGTGATCGAGCTTCACAACAAGACTCCTGTGTGGAACGATGACACACAATCCTACGTGCTCAACTTCCACGGACGAGTCACTCAGGCCTCCGTCAAGAATTTCCAAATCATTCACGACAACGACC ctgacTACATCGTGATGCAGTTTGGCCGTGTGGCAGAGGATGTCTTCACCATGGACTATAACTACCCGATGTGTGCCCTGCAGGCCTTTGCCATTGCGCTCTCCAGCTTTGACAGCAAGTTGGCCTGTGAATAG